The Anastrepha ludens isolate Willacy chromosome 2, idAnaLude1.1, whole genome shotgun sequence DNA window gaccttgttgcggttttgcaTTTtatggcaattgcggttgtatgtgcCGAGAAGGAGATCAAACTGTCGAAGGGGACAGCTAACGGTCGGTAACGACATTCGTCTTTAACTGCAGTTTAGTCTTCTTCGGCCAGGTGGAAAACAATGAGTAAAACAAATCTGCAATATCATACCCCAATTAattcttttactattttattggAGAATAAGtttgtagcgtttttaccgaatacttttatttaaacaaaaaataataactatattaataagttattaattttatattcgccgttgctgtttacaacctcttcccccttctcgaccaatttgttagTCCCGTTCCAGCAAAAACCGCctagtctggtgtcaaagaagttgttcagccagtttttaaggacctctttgttatcgaaggtaacgcccttcatatggtttgatagggagcggaaaagatgttaatcggtcggtgcaaagtccgaagaatacggcggatgctgaaggacctcccattcgagctcttggaatgcggctttgacgactcgTGAAACATGGGACCTGGCGTCGTCATGAAGgggtatggtttgaccatgtcgatcaggtattttcagtcgaatagcctcattcacgagGTGTGACTGGGCAtgagagctccttgttgaccgtggcattcttttcgagcatttcccagtgcccCATGCCCTCTCAGTTCCACTAAACACATTCTTTAGATGAAGATcttcctggagccacccacttctgtctttgcttcatattgttgtataggcaccatttttcatctcccgtgacgattcggtacaaaatgcgctgtttatgaccgcttGTTGCTCggtgctgagaagcaatttgaaggcgactttctttgtttttttttttttcgttgagctcgcgAGGCACCCAGGTtcccaatttttcgataaatccaATTGAAAGAAGgtgattaaaaattgttttatgatcgcagttcattttttccgccaattcacgactggtttggcgaccgttctccttcaaaagtgatttgagacgttcttcatcttcatctacGGGAGGTACCATCGATATCAAAGTCACCATTTTGCACttttcgtgctgtagactcgacTATAACACCttttccatacacgtcgcaagtGTCCCAGGCTGCTTCGGCAACTTTTTGACCTCCagcaaagcaaagaagagcaggaatcgaaaatgttaatttttgcctCCTGTGTAATCCATTTCttagcctcaaaactaataaaaaattaaattactgaaaaatagaattaacatagttttgtagagcagaaagagttctaccaaatgaatacttaccctttgccaaacagcaaacaaatcgatgtaaaataaaagaaagtataaaaaccctatgaacttattcctcaacctaatatttcgcatttggaAAATAATTGGACGAGTTTTTCTCAATCGATTGAAATATTATTATGCTCTTTTTGGATAATCACTCAGACTCAGACGTTCTATTCGCAAGACAATCAAAAAACTGAAGAGGAAGCACACGTTATGTTATTTTTGATCGACGATCGAGGTGGCAGAAAGTTTTTATGGCACAATATTCTGTACTAAAAATCTTCCtctgaaaattttgtatataaaattctacttgataaaaatctttattccaaaataatttatttttattgaataaagcTTCTCCCTAACTGAGTGTACGAGTGGGAAGGGGGCCGCGTTTGCTTCGTTATTCATAGAGTTTACTTAGTGATGATGTCGCCGTGGGCAATGGTGCTACTGCTCGTCGTAGATTTTGTCCACGTTACAGAATTCAACGTTTACGTGATGGGCGCTGGTTTATCCACTAAGCATTTAGACTTTCCATTCCCCTACAaacaaaagtccaaaggtgtgttataacacgatcttggtggcgaATCCACTGGTGCGATAGGAAAGGGTAATTTGCTTATCGAAACGACGCCGCAGTAGATCCATtgcttcacgggctgtatggcaaatagcgccgccttgttgtgcaccaaatgttgtggagatcacttgcttaaatttccggcatcaaaaagtcgtttatcatggcgcgagggcgttcaccattcactgttacattggcgccagcctcgcctttgaaaaaatatgagccGACGATCCCTCCAGCTCATAAGACACACCAAACGGGTGCTTACAAtgaatgtaatggctgttcctgAATAGCTTCGGATTTCTCtgcagcccaaatacggcaaggttgcttattgacgtagccattaagccaaaaataggcctcttcgctgaacaccataagttggcttaagcgcgcgatgaacacttttcacagagcgtcgattttttcgaattttcgtaATACATTTGCTCGATGTGTAAACGTTGTTGTAGTCTTTCCATGctgaaatatcaatgaatagtgaaaaaaattacttatttagtTTGCCAGAAGTCACGCGTGGTCTGCCTGAAAAAaccctattagaaaaagtacCTACAATCTGATTACCCTTCATATATGGTACATACCCTATGACCAGAGAGtatcgggaatgtttaaataaaacaaaactgagttaaatttcaggcaaatccaTTTTATCTCCTTCCAAATAtcacccgtctgaagcaacatacATGTGCCAACGGTTAATCTAGTCCTCCATACACGCCTGGTAGGTCGACGAAGGGAtagccttcagctccttcgtcgcctCCTCTTTGACCCCTCTATCGACTAAAatttccttccacgaagtggtaacttcaacttgggaaacaaaaagaagtcgcacggggctaTATTAGGTGAATTcggtggtatttacttggtgtttggtcaaataaaccagcacaatttgggctcagtgcgattcatcatgcaaaatccaagaattgtttgcccatattttcggccggccaggcagacactaatgatctccaacataagaaaaaaatatggaccagttcccacgtgcgcggttcgtttaaattaaacattccttATGAGCTCATTTCAGCATTCTACGACGAATCCTCTTTATCTTTCTTTAGCGAGCATGGGCAAAGCCTAGAGTTTTATCCGAAACGAAAACAAATCGATGTACACTTCTTATTTcaagatttatttttcaattcaatctgttatttcatttgtataatttttactaCTTCATACTTTGCAGTAGTGAAACTTGTCAATACTATTTTTCGTGGCGTTCTCCATGAGAAGTAGAAATTTTATAaagtgtgattttttaagagcgtgtttcaaaaaaacacccgcaaaattcagaaaaatgcatgcaatttttatttaaatcgatagtacagcccatataatttaatgtttgaagattatttcatgcaaatggtGACCGCGACTACGCTTCAAAtgttccatccgcttagtccaacttTAGCATACTCTtttcaatgtttcggccggtatctcacatataaatgctttaatgttgtctttcaattcgttaattgaagcaggcttgtctgaatagacatgagctttaacatagccccacaaaaaataatcttaaggCGTTATATTGcgcgatctgggtggccaattgacaggtcccgaacgtcaaataaaatgttcacagaACTcgtctctcaacaagtccattgttacgcgtgctgtgtggcatgtggcaccgtcttgctgaagtcacatgtcatgcaagtcaagctcttgcattttgggcaaaacaaagttggatatcatttcacggtagcgctcaccattcacatttacgttacgattcgctgCATCTTTGATGAAGTagggtccaatgatacctccagcccataaaccgcaccaaactgtgaccttctctggatacattggtggctcttgcaatttttctggctgttcttcactccaaaatctacaattctgcttatttacgtacccattgatctacaaataagcttcgtcgctgaacgcaatttttcgataaaagatCGAAGATCcacttcggccaactttccaagagcccattcaccaaaaattctgcgttgcggtaggtcgttcggcttcaattcttccaccagctgtattttgaaaggcttcacacctaaatcctttcgcaaaattttccacgttcttgagtaacagaggcccaattgctgcgaatggCGACGAAgtgataattgatggtcatcattaacactggccgatacagctgcgatattttcttcagtttgcaCTCTAcctaagcgtgttggtggtttgatgtccaatgatgtaaatttggttctaaatttagtcacaatagctcgaatagccgcttcagtgggtcgattaaactgaccataaaatggaagaagcgcgcgataaactttcttaacagaacacgcatttttataacaaaattcaatgatttgcaagcgttgttcgtttgtaagacgattcatggttaaattatagaccaaattgtagatgtttgacagtgaaacaaagcaCGAAACgtacgtcagctgtttaaaccaactgtttaaaaagataatagctaaaaaatcacccgttatttatgcgcatttaaaatattcgaaaaaaaagacGCACACTTTGCACTTATAGACGCACTTGCATTCGAGGCAGGCGCAGTTGgttagttgttgttttatttagaacTATTAAAATCTTTAAAGCACGAAAGTTACTTTCTGAATAtatagtaatttatttttatttaagttgttTACTCTGATTAGCACTTGAATGTTTGTGTGACACATTTCTATAGATCAGGTTACCTCtctctacatatacatacatacagattttttacatacagtatattttaaaatatttgcttacattGATTTAatacttggttttatttataatttgtaatgaaatttttatttttttaatagtttgtttttagtttttttgcccttgtatttaaataaatttttttatttgtatttaatttaattttttaatacacaaGTACGTGTAAGTACATAAgctaacattattttcatacatcTGCAGCACCAACAATTCAGTGTTCATTATTAGCTCGTATATTTAACATGCCTTTACTGTACATAATTTTACATTCATATGTTACACATACatgaatacatatacatatacataaatatgcatatattataAAAGTATTTGTGTAGTTGTAAAATACTCCTTTAAGTtacataaattgaaaataattcgaaaacTAAATCAAGACGTAATTGGCAATAGAGTTTTATTACTTCATttggtatatgtgtgtgtgtatgtgtatgctccCCATCTTAAGATTCAGCACAGTATTTgctaacatatatatatatatttttttcaaattcaggtCTTTTTAGATCGCCGGCACATTTGAAAGCTAAACGGTATAAAAAATCTGCCCTGCACATACCAGCGCAGCTTTCAAATAAGCCAAGCAAACACTGTTGATACCAGAAGTGATTAGTCATATTTCTCCAGTTGACTCTTCATATGGATTTTTATCTTTTGTCTCCAAATACCAAATGGTCttagcattttgttttttttaattttcattgtttatttTGCACTCTTCCTCTCAGCATCAAAAGATGTACAGTTCGAATGCGTTgggtttacttaattttttatgcgtgtatgtgtatgtgcacttAACGACGTCCAAGTCCAAAACCGTATCTGTGCGGAGGTGGGTCCTGAAGTGAGCGTTTACCCAGACCAAAACTGTAGGGCCGGTTGCGTTTTTCATCTAAAGCAAatgataaacaaacaaaaaaaaaatatttcataaattaccCCAATCGTCACGCCATCACTCACTCACCAATAATTGACGCATCGTAAATATTGCCATTGTAAAGATCATCAATGTACTGATCCTCATCGTATTCACCACGTTTGCCCAAGCCAAAGGAATAGGGTCTTGCGCGCTTGCCCAGTCCGAAGTTATACACAGGTAAACGTTTCATCCCATTGCCACCGTTGGTGTAGGTGTAGGCACGCCGACCCAAACCGAAAGCGTAACGCTCCATACGCTTGTCATAGTTCGTGGCACCGCCGATATCATTGTCGCGCACTTCTTCAGTATCGATTTCGGTGAGTAGTGTGttcggttgttgttgtggtatATTAAGACCGGTCGATTTGCCATCGGCACATGCGATCAGCGTGAAGAAAGCAGCGAAGGTGGCTAGGGCTAATGCTGGCACATACAGGATGCGACGTATGTTGGGTTTGGCGGACATTTTGCGTGTGCGTGCGCTCCTGAGTGAGGGTCAGATTTTAAGCTGAAATGTTGAAAAGAATAAAACTTGGTTAAGCGAGAAATCGAAGCTATCGTGTGTAGGTAGCAGTTCATTAAATGTTAAAGCTGCTTGACAAAGTAGAAGCGAAAGTTGGTAGAAAGAGGTGAAGGCGAAAAATTGCTTTGCAATCAATGCGAGCACTGAActgagaatttaaaaaaattgttgaaagggATTTGACTCTAGcggtataaaacaaaaaagtcctAATTTTTACGATTTATTTCTTCTTCCAAATTTGGTTTCTTGTAATTCTGATGCAAAATGGTGACGACCAAGTCTATTTTCGAGATCATCGTTTTGTTTTCAAGGTGTACAGATTTTCCTGGAACAATAAGCAAGCATTTTTATAATCTATATACtcttactataaaatcaaatttgtaGCCATAGTGCagtttgcagaaaaaaattgcatttttgtataaaggatagttaaattttaagggccgatattgaatgtgagccacacctaaacgtcaattttttttctgcatttcattagacatttttcaatttcagactaactcaatttgaactatggaaagatacacaaccgagcaacgcgttaaagttattcaggcttattatgaaaacgggcgttcaaatcaaaatgcatatcgcgcacttcgtgattttttcggtcaattgtCATCGTTGATGAACAGTATGCATaaaaacttgcatttacacgcttacaaggtgcaattgactcaagaactaaagtctcttgaccatttcaagcgtcgtcaatggtcagaatggtagcaggaaatggc harbors:
- the LOC128855360 gene encoding allatostatin-A; this encodes MSAKPNIRRILYVPALALATFAAFFTLIACADGKSTGLNIPQQQPNTLLTEIDTEEVRDNDIGGATNYDKRMERYAFGLGRRAYTYTNGGNGMKRLPVYNFGLGKRARPYSFGLGKRGEYDEDQYIDDLYNGNIYDASIIDEKRNRPYSFGLGKRSLQDPPPHRYGFGLGRR